TCCACCACCATGGGGACGTAGTAGGCGTTCACGGGGCCTGATTTGGAAGATTGGTCTTGAAACATAGTGTTGTTAAAGATGCTGGTGTTGTCTTGTTCAATGTATTTTCCCGCCTGCCGGGTACAAAACGGGGGAGTCGGGCATGTGCGCGCCAACTCCCCCTGGTAAGGTGTCTTGTGCAGAGGAGGGTTATTGCTCGTCTACCGTTACTTTGGCTTCTTTTGTCAGGAAGTCCAGTACCTTGGCTGTCAGCAGGCTCATTCTGATGCCATGCACGCGGCCTTCGCGCTGGAGTTCGCGGATGTAGGACTTGAGGTTCTTTTTCTGCTGGCGCGCCTGGCGTGCCACTTCATTGTAAAGTTCCATTTCCGTGACGGCGATTTTTTCCACCTGGGCCACTTCCTGAAGCATGAAGAATACCTTGAGATTGCGCTTGGCTTCCTTTCTGGCTTCTTCACGGGCCTCTTCCACAAACTTGTCCATGTCCGCCGGGGCGTTTCCGCTGTACATGGCCTGCTGCATCTTTTGCTGAAGGATGCCGTACACTTCGCGTTCCACGACGGCTTCCGGCAGGTTGAAGTCCAGCAGGTCCGCCAGCTTTTCCGTGATCTGGTCAGCCTTCGCTTCGTCAATCTGCGCAGTCTTGCGCTGGGCCAGGTTTTCCTTCAGGGCGGTTTTCAGGTCTTCCAGGTTCTTGCCGGGAAGCACTTTTTCCGCAAAGGCGTCATCCATGGCCGGGAGTTCCTTTTCACGAACTTCCTTGACGGTGGTGTGGAACACAAGTTCCTTGCCGCGAAGGTCTTCAATCGGGAAGGTATCCGGAATGGTGACGGTGATGTCCTTGCTTTCGCCAGCCTTCAGGCCTTCCAGGGCGGAGGCGAAGCCGGGCAGGAACTGATCGTCTTCCACTTTCATCCACTGGCCTTCACGGCCTTCCAGGAAGCCTACGGGCTTGCCGACGGCTTCCGCCACGGGCTTGTCTTCCAGCGTGGTTTTGAAATCAATGATCGCCACGTCGTCCTTCTTGGCGGCGCGGTCCACGGGAGTGAACTCCGCGATCTGCTCGGCCAGGGACTTCAGGGCTTCCTCCACGTCCGCTTCCGTCACCTCGGAGGAGGGAACCTTGACTTCAATGCCCTTGTATTCCGGCAGTTCAAACTCGGGAACTACGGTCATCGTGCTGGTGGCGGTGTAGTTGCCCTTGTCATCCAGGGACTGTTCCGGCTTGCCAAAGTTAAGCACTTTCAATTTGGGGTTTTCTTCCAGGGCGGCGGAGCAGGCCGTTTCAAAAAGGTTGTCCAGCAATTCTTCCTCAATTTCCTTCTTGAAGCGCTTTTCAATGATGGACTTGGGCGTTTTGCCGGGACGGAAACCGGGCAGCTTGGCTTTGCCGGCGTAGGAGTCCACAATGGAGGCGCGGCGTGCAGCCGTGGTTTCTGCGGGGATGGAAGCTTTCAGCGTGGCTGTGCAGTCCGGTTGAATATCAACGTTGATTTCCATAAATAATACGGTCAGTGTTAATTGAAAGTGGTTCTGTCTCGGCTCCGGGATGACGGCAGCGGTCAAAACACGGGCGGCGGTAAATGTAATGAGAGGGTATATGGAGTGCAAGCTATTGCACAGGAATGACACAATTGCCTTTTCCGGGCGCCTGCGCGCGCAACATAAAAATGCAGGGCAACTGCGTTCTACGCGGAATCACGTCTTGACTATGCAGGAGGAAAAGTCCTTTATATCCCAAGCATTAAGTTCAGCTCTCATGATTCGACCCGTTTTTTTGTGTGTTTCCTTCCCCCTGATGGCATGTTCGGCTGCTTTGGCCCAGGATAAGACTTCCCTTAACAGAGGCGGCTATGGTTCCGTGATGACGCCGGACCAGGTGGTGAAGGAACTGGGCCCGGAAACGGGGCTTCTGTCCGGGGACCAGGCGTATGAAGGCCGCCCCGTGAAGAGTGTTTCCGTACGTTACAGGAGTACCGGCAAGACCGTGTCTGAAGACCGCCTGAAAAACCTGCTGGCTACGCAGCCGGGCTCCAGCTATTCCCCGGAAGTGGTGAACAAGGATTTGGAACGCCTGCTGGAAAGCGGCCTGGTGGGCGGCAATACGACGGTGGCCGTGGAACCTTCCGGTGACGGCGTTTCCGTGGTGTTTGAAATGGCGGCCCAGAACCTGTTGGGCGGTGTGGGCTTCCGCGGCAACACAGCCTTTGACAACCGGGACCTTTCCGAGGAGTGCGGCCTGAAAGGGGGGGAAGCCCTCAGCGACAAGGCGCTCAGCAGCGCCATCTCCAAGCTGCGCACCTATTATCAGGAAGCCCGGTATCCGGATGTGCGCGTATCCTATTTTTACCAGAAAACGGAACGCCCCGGCTTTGTAGATGTAGTCTTTGACATCAACGAAGGCAAGAAAGCCAACATCATCAACATTGACTTTGTAGGCAACGACCACATCAGCTCCAAGGACCTCCGCCAGGTGATGAAGACCAAGGAAAAGGGCTGGCTGACGTGGATTACCAAATCCGGACGCATTGACCGCGAGCAGGTGGAGGACGATCTGGCTGAAGTGGTGACCTACTACCGCAACAAGGGTTACCTGCGCGTCAAGCTGGACAAGGTGGAATACTTCGACGCCGGCAAGGGCAACGAGCAGAAGCTCACCATGAAGATCACCCTTACTGAAGGCCGCCGCTACAAGGTGAACCAGGTCGCCTTCGGCCCCACCAAGGTGTTCACGGCCCAGGAGCTGATTCCCGGTCTGAGCATGTACAACGGGGATACCTATTCCGCCCAGAAGGTGGCTGACGATGTGACGATGATCCGCCGCTATTACGGCTCCCGCGGGTATGCGGACGCCGCCGTGCGCCCGGACATCCAGGAAGTGGGCATTGACCCCAGGACCGGGTATGGACAGATCAACATCGTTTACCATGTGACGGAAGGCAGTCCCTACCGCGTGGGCAACATCCGCCTGATTGGGAACAACCGCACGAAGGATTACGTGATTCGCCAGGAACTTCCCCTCCAGTCCAACGACCCCATGAATTCCGTGGATCTGGATACGGCCCAGAAGCGTCTCCAGAATCTGAACTACTTTGACATGGTAGACGTGGCGCAGGTGGGCTCCACCCGGCCGGGCTACCGTGACATCAACATTGAAGTGGCGGAAAAACGCACCGGGTCCCTGAACATCGGCGTGGCATTCTCCTCCATTGAAAGCGTGTACCTCTTCGCGGGCATCACCCAGTCCAACTTTGACATGTATGACTGGTCCTCCTTCGTGGGGGGCGGCCAGCGCTTCGCCATCAACACCCGCGTGGGTTTTGAAACGCAGGACGCCAGCATCTCCTGGGTGGACCCGTGGTTCCTGCACCGCAAGCTGGCCTTCGGCACGGAAATCTTCTACAGCAACTCCACGTATTTCTCCGACTATTACGACCAGCAGAATTACGGCTTTGCCGTTTCCCTGCGCAAGCCGATCGGCGAGCTGGATTACGTGAAACTGGAATACCGCCTGGAACAGTACCAGATTGACGCCAAGGGGAACGCCCCCATCTTCTTCTGGATGCAGGACGGCGATTACCTGCGCAGCCACGTGGAACTTTCCTACACCATTGATACCCGTGACGCGCAGATATTCCCCCGCAAGGGCGGCAAGTTTGAGGTGCTGGCCGGCTATTCCGGCCTGGGCGGCGATGTGAAGACTTACAACTTCGGCATCAACGGCTCCTATTACTGGAACCTGCGTGGAGATACCATTTTCAGCATCAATGCCGGCGCCGCCACCGTGGATTCCTACGGCGACCATGACGTGCCCATTTTTGAACGCCTCTACCTGGGTGGCCCGTACAACATGCGCGGCTTCCGTTTCCGGGACGTGGCTCCGTACAATCCGGCTTTGAGCGGTGATGAAACGATGGGCGGCCGGTCCTCCTTCTTCTGCCAGTTTGAATACTCCATTCCCGTGATTGAAGAAGTGCGCGTCGCCGTGTTCTATGACATCGGCTTCGTTAACGGAGACTCCTTTGACTTCAGCGCGTCCAAGATTGTTTCCGACTACGGGATCGGTCTGCGCCTGAACCTTCCCATCGGCCCCCTGGCGGTGGACTACGCCATCCCGATCCAGAAGAACAACGCCATTGACCGTGGCGGACAATTCCAGTTCTATCTCAACTACTCCTATTAATCTCTCTACCCTTCGACGACATGAGCAGCTTCCGCATTCTGATTCTGGCATTCCTGGTGGTGGTCCTGGGCGTTCTGGGGATCATCTATGTGAACATTTCCTCAAGAATGGACGTGATCCAGCAACAGCAGCAGCTGGCCTCCGCGCCTGCTGCGGCGCCCGCCAGCCCCACCCCTTATCTGCCCATGCCTACCCAGGTTCCCAGCACAACCGCCCAGCCGGTGGTGGTGGCGGACCCCGTGGTGAGCGAGGAACTGGCTCATGCCACGGCTGAGCTGGAACGGATGAAAAAGGAAAATGAAGACTTGAAAAAGCGCCACGCCATGGCGGAGGAGGAACGCGCCCTGCTGGAACGCCGGAGCATTGAAAAGGGTGATCCGCGCCTGCAATGGCTCAATGAGATCAAGGATGCGGAGCAGGTGGGCCGCGTGACGGAATACTACCGTGACGCCAACCTGGTCCTGTTTCAGGCCATCGGCCAGCCCGATCTGAAAGTGGGGCAGGAACTGGGCATCCGGAGGCGCGGAAGCATTTTTGTATCCCTGATTATCGACGGGGTTGATCCTGACGGCAAGGTGTTCCAGTCCTATGTGAAGCGCAATACGCTTTTTGACAACAATGACAAGGAAACCATCAAGCCGGGGGATGAAGTGATTGTCCCGCCAGCCAGCTGGCAGGAAAACATGTCTTCAGAAGGTGGTGCCGGAGCGGCTCCGTCCGCCGCCCCCTCTCCCGCACCCCAGCCGGTGATGATTCCCATGGAGCCGTAAGCGGATACGGATAGAGCCAAGCCAAGTAAAAAGAAGTGCATCTGAGAGAAAGATTGCAGTCGGCCGCGGGCCCCAGCCTGTCCTTTGAATTCTTCCCGCCTAAAAACGAGCAGGCCGCGGCGGCCCTGTACCGGACCATCCGTGAACTGGAGCCGTACCACCCCAGCTTTGTCAGCGTAACGTATGGAGCGGGCGGTTCCACCCGGGAACTTACCCGCGAGGTGGTGCTGCGCATCCAGCATGAATCCCGCATTCCCACGGTGCCCCACCTCACCTGCGTGGGACACAGCCGGGACGAAGTATGGAACATCCTGGACCGGTACGCCCAGGCGGGGGTGAGGGCTGTTCTGGCCCTGCGGGGGGACCCTCCGCGCGGCGCGGCGGATTACAATCGTGATGCGGACGCCTTTCGCCATGCGGCGGACCTGGTGGCCTTTATCCGTGAATATAATGAATCCGGACGCCATCCGGACCCGGACGGGTTTGCCATAGGCGTGGCAGGTTTCCCGGAGGGTCATCCGGCCACTCCCAACCGCCTGCGTGAAATGGACTTCCTGAAAGCGAAGGTGGATGCCGGCGCAGATTACATCTGCACCCAGCTGTTTTTTGACAACCACGCTTTTCTGGACTACCGGGAGCGCTGCCTCCTGGCCGGCATCAAGGCCCCCATTCTTGCCGGCATCATGCCCGTGACCAGCCTCTCCGGCATGAACCGCATGGCGGAGCTCTCCGGCGGCACGTGTTTCCCGGCCCGGCTGCTCAAGGCGCTGAAGCGCGCCGGTTCCAATCCGGACGCCATTCAGGAAGTAGGTATCCAGTACGCCTCCAGCCAGTGTGCGGAGCTGCTGGATTCCGGCGTGGCCGGCATTCATTTCTATACGCTCAACCAGAGCCGCGCCACCCGGGAAATCTACAGGAACCTGGGCCTGAAGGATTCCCTTCAGCTTCTGGAACATGGCGAAGATAAGTAAAAAGCTGATTGATTTGACCTGGACAACACGGTAGAAACCTCTTCAACAATATTATGGATATCAAGGATATTAAACGGGCTATGGACAACATGCCCATGGGTGATGGAAGCGCGTTTGCGGAAATTTCCGTCGGACCGGCCAAGCATGAACAATTTTTGGATGAACACTACGGCAAGGTTGCCCTGGTCGTGCTGCTGTGCGTTCTTGGCGCTGCCGGCTGGATCATTTACAACGGCATGCAGGATTCCATGGAAAGAAAAGCCGGCGCCGCCCTGGTAGCCGCCATGCCGGAATCCCCCGCCACCGGGGAAATCTCCCTGAATGAACAGGGGCTTCAGCAGGTGGTGGCTGACTTTGACGATTCCCGCGCCGCCGTTACCGCTACCTATCTTCAGGCGGTTGCCCTGTGGAACGCCGGCAAGGAAGACGAGGGTGTAGCCCGGATGAAGTCCTTTATTGATTCCGCTCCCACGGAAGAATGGAAAGCCCAGGCTTCCGTTACTCTGGCATGCCGCCTGATGAACCGTGGGAAGGCGGATGAGGCGGAAGGCCTGTTCCGTTCCGTGGTGGATGCGGGGGATCCCACGTTCTCCGGCTTCGCCACCATGTGCCTGGGGGATATTGCCCGGGCCAAAAAGGACAATGCCGCCGCCGGCGCCTTTTACCGTGAACTTGCGGAAAAGTTCCCGTCCAGCGCATTCGCCCTTCAGCGTGGAGGCTATCTGCTGCGCAAGAGCCTGTTTGATATTCAGAGCCCCGTGCGCATTGAACCCGTTACGGAGAAAAAATAATCCGTGCGCGCTTTTCCGGGACACCGGAAAATAAACGCTTTCCACATACGCATGCCTGCTCTTTGCGGCATGCGTATGTTCGTATTCAGGCCTGTGGGGCACGGTGTTCCAGCCTGGAAAGGCTGCTCGGGAGCGTTCACGCGCATGGGGATCGGTGATGCCGGAATTTCCTGCGGGGTTGTGACATGCTTAAACAAAAAATGAGGAACGTGCGCGCTTACTGGATGTAAACCGGGCCGCCGGTACCAACCACATTTTTTCAGACCATGAACAGATCTATCAAATCCCTCTGGCTTCTTCCCCTCGCGGGGCTCGCTCTTTCCCTCCTGCCGTCCTGCACGACGGACAGTTACGGGAACAGCGCCGTGACGCCCGGAGGCGCTGCCGCCATAGGAGTGGGCGCGCTGGCCGCAGGAGCCGCCATCGGCGCCGCGGTACAGCATGACCGGGACAAGGACAGGTACCGCCATGACTCGCACCATCACCACCACAGCCCTCCGCCGCCGCCGCGCCATCGTCCCCATTGGCGCCGGTAGGGAAGGGCCGTGGGTATTGCTGGACGGTTTCAGCTCTGCCGGATGCCGCGGAGCGCCCAGGTCATGCGCTGCCTGGCGCTTTCCGGGTCATTGAGCATGGTCCCCAGCAGGTCCAGCACCGGGCGGACGGCCTTCGGGTCGTGCACCTGGAGCTGGCCGGAGAGGATGAAAGGGGCTCCTCCGCAGCAAACCAGGTAAATCAGAATGTTCATGGGGGCTCCCGGGAGCACGGACCCTTCCTGCTGGGCTTCCCTGATGGTTTCCAGCAGGACAAGGGGGTGGCGCGTATGGATTCCCGATATAAAGCGGATGGCCGCCTGCTCCCCCGCCAGGGCATCCAGCACCAGATGGGCGATGAACTGGCCGTGGCGCAGCAGGAACTCCATGACGTCCCCGAGGATGGCCTCCAGCTTTTCAAAAGCCGGAAGATGGATATTCGCGTGGGTTCTGACACCGGTGAACAGCGGTTCATACCAGCGTTCCAGCAGTTCGGTTAGAAAAGCTTCCCGGTTGCCGAAGTGGTAGACAAAGCTCCCCGTATTGGTGCCCGCGCGCAGGGAAAGGCCACGGACAGTGAGAGCGCGTAGTCCGGATTCTCCGATGATCATGGCTCCCGTGTTAAGCAGGTGCTCTCTGGTGGATTTCCGTTTGGGCATGAAAGTGAAGCTTAAGCACCCAATGTGTGCTCCTTCTCCGTCCGTAAGGCAAGGACTTGTTACGTCTGTTATTGTAAAAAGCGGAACCGGGGCCTCGTCCTTTCCCCGGTTCCGCCGCTGGAATCAGGATGTTGCTTCCAGTTCTTTCCGCCGGGAGGAAATCCAGCGGGAGAAGAGTTTGGCCGTGGCCGGAATGATGAGCAGGTTCAGGATGGTGGCTGAGACCAGGCCGCCGAACTGGACGATGGCCAGCGGGCCGAGCAGTTCGCCGCCTGGCTTGTCAATGGCCCAGATCAGCGGGAGCAGCCCCAGCACTGTTGTCAGGGAGGTCATGATGATGGGGACCACGCGCTCCAGGGAACCTTCCCGGATGGCTTCTGCCGGTGCCAGCCCCTTGTGCTCCAGGGCCCGGTACCTGTTGAGCAGGATCAGGCCGCTGCGGATGGCAAAGCCGATGACCGTCACGAAGCCCACGATGGAGGCCACAGAGAGGATGGGCGGAATGTACGTGTCCCCGAACAGGGAGGACAGCGTGCCGGGGGAGGCCAGGAAGACGGCTACGATGCCGCCCACCAGGCACAGCGGAATGTTCACCAGCGTCAGCATGGCGCGGCGGACGCTCCCCAGCGCGGAGGAAAGCAGCAGCACAATGAGCACCATGACGATGGCGCCCAGCACGTAAAGCCGCTCGGAGGCGGATTCCCGCGCCTTGATGGTGCCGTCATAGTCCACTGTGCAGCCCATGGCGTTCATCACGGGGTCCAATTGTTCCCGGCAGGCCTTCGCCAGGTCCCCCAGGTTGGAATTGGGGGAGGGGTTGCAGGAAATCATGGCTTTCCGCATGGTGTTGTCCCTCAGGATGAGGTTGGAGACCTCCTCCCGGTACACCTGCGCCACGTCGTCCAGGCGAACGGTCTTTTTATTGGGGGAGATCAGTTCCAGGTTCTTGATGTCTTCCATGGACGTCTTCAGCTTCGGGTCAATGCGCAGGACAATGTTCCAGTGGTCCTGGTTCTTGATCACTTCCCCCAGCTTCTGGCCGTTCATGGCCGTGGAAACCTGTTCCGCGGCATTCGCCATGGTCAGGCCGTGGGAGGCCAGGGCTTCCTGGTTGTACTGCACGCGGATGGTGTCCACCATGATCTCCCGGTTGGCGCGCGCGTCCGCCACTTCCGGCATGTTCGCCAGAATCTCCTTGGCCTTCTGGGCCGCCAGGCGAAGCTGGGGCAGCTCCGTACCGTAAATGTTGATGGCGATTTCCGAGTTGGAGCCGGACAGGGCGGAGCTGATGCGGTGCGCCAGCGGGTAGCCTATCATGGAGCTGGTGCCGGGGATGCCGTCAATGCACTTCTTGATGGCGGCGCGCAGCTCTTTCTGATCCTTCTTCAAGTCCACGCGCACAAGCAGTTCGGAGGCGCTAACGGGTTCCGCGTGTTCGTCGTTTTCCGCGCGTCCCGTGCGCTGGGTGACGCTGAGAACGCCCGGAATGTGTTCAATATCCTTCATCACGGTTCGGGAAATGCGCTCCGTTTCATCCAGGGAGGTACCGGGCACGGTACTGACGAAGACCGTATAGCAGTCTTCGTTGAACGGGGGCAGGAAGCTGGTCCCGAAGGTGGAGCCCAGCCACAGGGCCAGCAGGGTGATGGCCGCCATGATGGCGCAGACCGTCTTGGAAAAGCGCATGCACAGCTCAAGGATGGGCGCATAAATGCGCTTGATGAGGCGGGAACTGAAGGAGTCCCCGCTTTCCAGGGTGGCGGCGTTTTTGCTCTTCTTGAACCACATGTAGCAGAGCACCGGGGTGATGGTGACGGCCACAATGAGGGAGGAGAGCAGGGCCAGCATGTAGGAGATGCCCAGGGGGCGGAAGAACTGGCCTTCCAGCCCGGACAGGAAGAGCACCGGCGTGAACACCAGCAGGATGATGACGGAAGAGAAGGAAATGGAACCCACGATTTCCCCCTTGGCCTTCATCAGCACCTCATACTTGCTCTTGCGCTTGTCTTCCGGCAGGGCGGCGTTCCGGTTCAGGTGCCGCCACGCTATTTCCACGAAGATGATGGCATTGTCCACCACGTCCCCCACGGCCACGGCCAGGCCCCCCAGGGTCATGATGTTGATGGCCAGCCCGAAGACGGGGAACATCATCATCCCGAACAGGACGGACAGAGGCATGGAAATCAGCGTGATGATGGCCGTGCGCAAATTCAGCAGCGTCAGGAAGATGACGATCATGACCACCGCCCCCGCAATGAGCAGGGTTTCCGTTCCGTTGTCCAGGGACATTTCAATGAAATCCGCCTGGCGGTAGGCGCTGGTGTGCAGCTTCATGCCCTTGGGAAGCTGGCTTTGGCTAAATTCCTTCACGGCTGCGTCCACGGCTTTCGTCAGGGCCAGCGTATTGGCGCCCGGCACCTTCTGCACGGAGAGCACCACGGCGTCTTCCCCCATGAATCCGGCGTCGCCCCGGCGCGGCGCGCCGTCTATCTTGACGTCCGCTACGTCCTGAAGCCGCAGGATGCCGGAGGCGTGGTCCGGAACCAGGGCGCGGTTGAGCTGTTCAATATTGGCGGTGCGGGTATCCTGCTGGATGGGGAGCTCCTGCCCGGCCACGTCCTCCAGATACCCGGCGGGCACGGAGGACTGGGATTCCTCAATGGCCGTTTTCAGGCTGGAAAGGTCCACTCCGGCCAGCTTGAGCTTGTTAGGATCGTAAACCACCTGGTACTCAGGCAGGCGGCCGCCCAGCACCGTGACCTGTCCCACTCCGGGGATGGCCAGCAGGCGTGTGCGCAGCTTGTATTCCGCCAATTGCCGCATGTCCAGCGTGGAGGTGTCTTTGTCCCCCGTCAGGGCGATCAGCATGATTTCTCCCGTGACGGAGACGATGGGCGCCAGCTCCGGGGACGTGCCTTCCGGCAGGGACTCCCGGACCGCGCCCAGGCGTTCCGTCACGATCTGGCGGGCCTGGTAGATATCCTTGTCCCAGTCAAAGTCCACCCATACGAAGGAAAGCCCGCTGCCGGAAGAGGAACGGACGCCCTTGACTCCGGCGGTGCCGTTCATGGCGGACTCAATGGGAATGGTGATATACTGCTCCACTTCCTCCGCGGTAAGGCCGGGGGCTTCCGTCTGGATGGTGACGCGCGGAACCTTCAGTTCTGGAAACACATCCACAGGAATATTCTTCACCACGAAAATGCTGATAATTGCCAGCGCAATCGTCAGCAGAATCACGGTAATCCTGTTATTCAGACAGAATGAAATTAGAAAATTCATCGAATTCTTGTTTCTATTAACTTTTCTCTAATCACTGTTAGCTGAATATCAGTGTTCTCCTTCGTGGAACTGGCCGTCCGCGTGGAAGTGCCCGGCCGCCTTCTTGCTCCCGGCATCCCCCGTGGGCAGGATGTATTTCAATTCATACCCGCCCTTGGTCACGATGGTTTGTCCCGGCGTCAGTCCCTTCACAGGCGTTTTCCCCTGCCGGGCGGGCAGTGTCTCCACTTTCTTCATGACGAAGGTATCGTCTGCCGCCTTGATGAAAACCACGTCGTTCACCCCCACCTTGACGACGGCGCTGTTGGGAACGGGAATAAAGCCGTCCGTGGCGGCGTCATGGGAATAAAGGTCCAGCCGGGCAAGCTGCCCGGCGTGCGTCCCTTCCGGCATATGGTCCGGAACGAAGTACAGGGCGCGGGACTGCGTGGCGGGGTCCACCTGGTCCGCCACCCGCAGGGCGCCGTTCAGCACTTCCGTGTTTTTCCCGCTGGTCAGGGCCAGTTGGGCCTTCGCGTAATGGACGGGGTCCGCCCCGTAAATGGTAGTGGCGAATTCCAGTTCCCCCTTGTTGGTCATGACGAGGGCCGGGGCCCCCTGTTCCCCCCAGGAGCCCTGGGTCATGTTCACGGACTGGACGGAGCCGTCCGCCGCGGCGTACACGTAAAGGAGGTTGTTTTTCAGCGCTCCGGAATCCGTCACCAGCTTCAATTTATTATTGCTGGCGTCCAGGGCGGCCCGGAGACTGTGGATTTCCGCTTCCTTGAACTGGATGGAGGTATTCAGTTCACTGTTCCGCGTGCCGATTTTTTCCAGTTGGGCGCGGCGTTCCTTGAGGGTGTTGAGTTCCGCCGCGGCGCGGTCCAGGGCGGCCTGCGCCTGGGAGGCGTTCCCTTCCATCTCC
This DNA window, taken from Akkermansia muciniphila, encodes the following:
- the tig gene encoding trigger factor, with product MEINVDIQPDCTATLKASIPAETTAARRASIVDSYAGKAKLPGFRPGKTPKSIIEKRFKKEIEEELLDNLFETACSAALEENPKLKVLNFGKPEQSLDDKGNYTATSTMTVVPEFELPEYKGIEVKVPSSEVTEADVEEALKSLAEQIAEFTPVDRAAKKDDVAIIDFKTTLEDKPVAEAVGKPVGFLEGREGQWMKVEDDQFLPGFASALEGLKAGESKDITVTIPDTFPIEDLRGKELVFHTTVKEVREKELPAMDDAFAEKVLPGKNLEDLKTALKENLAQRKTAQIDEAKADQITEKLADLLDFNLPEAVVEREVYGILQQKMQQAMYSGNAPADMDKFVEEAREEARKEAKRNLKVFFMLQEVAQVEKIAVTEMELYNEVARQARQQKKNLKSYIRELQREGRVHGIRMSLLTAKVLDFLTKEAKVTVDEQ
- the bamA gene encoding outer membrane protein assembly factor BamA; the protein is MIRPVFLCVSFPLMACSAALAQDKTSLNRGGYGSVMTPDQVVKELGPETGLLSGDQAYEGRPVKSVSVRYRSTGKTVSEDRLKNLLATQPGSSYSPEVVNKDLERLLESGLVGGNTTVAVEPSGDGVSVVFEMAAQNLLGGVGFRGNTAFDNRDLSEECGLKGGEALSDKALSSAISKLRTYYQEARYPDVRVSYFYQKTERPGFVDVVFDINEGKKANIINIDFVGNDHISSKDLRQVMKTKEKGWLTWITKSGRIDREQVEDDLAEVVTYYRNKGYLRVKLDKVEYFDAGKGNEQKLTMKITLTEGRRYKVNQVAFGPTKVFTAQELIPGLSMYNGDTYSAQKVADDVTMIRRYYGSRGYADAAVRPDIQEVGIDPRTGYGQINIVYHVTEGSPYRVGNIRLIGNNRTKDYVIRQELPLQSNDPMNSVDLDTAQKRLQNLNYFDMVDVAQVGSTRPGYRDINIEVAEKRTGSLNIGVAFSSIESVYLFAGITQSNFDMYDWSSFVGGGQRFAINTRVGFETQDASISWVDPWFLHRKLAFGTEIFYSNSTYFSDYYDQQNYGFAVSLRKPIGELDYVKLEYRLEQYQIDAKGNAPIFFWMQDGDYLRSHVELSYTIDTRDAQIFPRKGGKFEVLAGYSGLGGDVKTYNFGINGSYYWNLRGDTIFSINAGAATVDSYGDHDVPIFERLYLGGPYNMRGFRFRDVAPYNPALSGDETMGGRSSFFCQFEYSIPVIEEVRVAVFYDIGFVNGDSFDFSASKIVSDYGIGLRLNLPIGPLAVDYAIPIQKNNAIDRGGQFQFYLNYSY
- the metF gene encoding methylenetetrahydrofolate reductase [NAD(P)H] is translated as MHLRERLQSAAGPSLSFEFFPPKNEQAAAALYRTIRELEPYHPSFVSVTYGAGGSTRELTREVVLRIQHESRIPTVPHLTCVGHSRDEVWNILDRYAQAGVRAVLALRGDPPRGAADYNRDADAFRHAADLVAFIREYNESGRHPDPDGFAIGVAGFPEGHPATPNRLREMDFLKAKVDAGADYICTQLFFDNHAFLDYRERCLLAGIKAPILAGIMPVTSLSGMNRMAELSGGTCFPARLLKALKRAGSNPDAIQEVGIQYASSQCAELLDSGVAGIHFYTLNQSRATREIYRNLGLKDSLQLLEHGEDK
- a CDS encoding tetratricopeptide repeat protein translates to MDIKDIKRAMDNMPMGDGSAFAEISVGPAKHEQFLDEHYGKVALVVLLCVLGAAGWIIYNGMQDSMERKAGAALVAAMPESPATGEISLNEQGLQQVVADFDDSRAAVTATYLQAVALWNAGKEDEGVARMKSFIDSAPTEEWKAQASVTLACRLMNRGKADEAEGLFRSVVDAGDPTFSGFATMCLGDIARAKKDNAAAGAFYRELAEKFPSSAFALQRGGYLLRKSLFDIQSPVRIEPVTEKK
- a CDS encoding TetR/AcrR family transcriptional regulator, with the protein product MPKRKSTREHLLNTGAMIIGESGLRALTVRGLSLRAGTNTGSFVYHFGNREAFLTELLERWYEPLFTGVRTHANIHLPAFEKLEAILGDVMEFLLRHGQFIAHLVLDALAGEQAAIRFISGIHTRHPLVLLETIREAQQEGSVLPGAPMNILIYLVCCGGAPFILSGQLQVHDPKAVRPVLDLLGTMLNDPESARQRMTWALRGIRQS
- a CDS encoding efflux RND transporter permease subunit, coding for MNFLISFCLNNRITVILLTIALAIISIFVVKNIPVDVFPELKVPRVTIQTEAPGLTAEEVEQYITIPIESAMNGTAGVKGVRSSSGSGLSFVWVDFDWDKDIYQARQIVTERLGAVRESLPEGTSPELAPIVSVTGEIMLIALTGDKDTSTLDMRQLAEYKLRTRLLAIPGVGQVTVLGGRLPEYQVVYDPNKLKLAGVDLSSLKTAIEESQSSVPAGYLEDVAGQELPIQQDTRTANIEQLNRALVPDHASGILRLQDVADVKIDGAPRRGDAGFMGEDAVVLSVQKVPGANTLALTKAVDAAVKEFSQSQLPKGMKLHTSAYRQADFIEMSLDNGTETLLIAGAVVMIVIFLTLLNLRTAIITLISMPLSVLFGMMMFPVFGLAINIMTLGGLAVAVGDVVDNAIIFVEIAWRHLNRNAALPEDKRKSKYEVLMKAKGEIVGSISFSSVIILLVFTPVLFLSGLEGQFFRPLGISYMLALLSSLIVAVTITPVLCYMWFKKSKNAATLESGDSFSSRLIKRIYAPILELCMRFSKTVCAIMAAITLLALWLGSTFGTSFLPPFNEDCYTVFVSTVPGTSLDETERISRTVMKDIEHIPGVLSVTQRTGRAENDEHAEPVSASELLVRVDLKKDQKELRAAIKKCIDGIPGTSSMIGYPLAHRISSALSGSNSEIAINIYGTELPQLRLAAQKAKEILANMPEVADARANREIMVDTIRVQYNQEALASHGLTMANAAEQVSTAMNGQKLGEVIKNQDHWNIVLRIDPKLKTSMEDIKNLELISPNKKTVRLDDVAQVYREEVSNLILRDNTMRKAMISCNPSPNSNLGDLAKACREQLDPVMNAMGCTVDYDGTIKARESASERLYVLGAIVMVLIVLLLSSALGSVRRAMLTLVNIPLCLVGGIVAVFLASPGTLSSLFGDTYIPPILSVASIVGFVTVIGFAIRSGLILLNRYRALEHKGLAPAEAIREGSLERVVPIIMTSLTTVLGLLPLIWAIDKPGGELLGPLAIVQFGGLVSATILNLLIIPATAKLFSRWISSRRKELEATS